A region of Candidatus Liberibacter africanus PTSAPSY DNA encodes the following proteins:
- a CDS encoding SLATT domain-containing protein encodes MIEYKTYIANKIWLTSKVRMVAESKRRTMNTILWILGFYYSIASLSVHLFRVFHGSYSSEVGAFFSMIGLFAPYISLGLGLIKSSDEYRKCYLNLQKLLDNPSPSISKKYSDILDDSPNHNSYDYIDFVVKHAWIEMKTLTDGTSKNVEATTMMIVTWGFRRFFLWFFIVLFFSPPLVYWWFCFFY; translated from the coding sequence ATGATTGAATATAAAACATACATTGCGAATAAGATATGGCTTACTTCTAAAGTTCGCATGGTTGCTGAGTCTAAGAGGAGAACCATGAACACTATTTTATGGATTTTAGGGTTTTATTATTCTATTGCTTCCTTATCTGTTCATCTTTTTAGAGTTTTTCACGGATCATATTCCTCTGAGGTTGGAGCTTTTTTTTCTATGATTGGCTTATTTGCACCTTATATTTCTTTAGGCTTGGGTCTTATTAAGTCATCCGATGAATACAGGAAGTGCTATTTAAATCTTCAGAAATTACTAGACAATCCAAGCCCTAGTATCTCTAAGAAATATTCTGATATTTTAGATGACTCCCCTAACCATAATTCCTATGATTATATTGATTTTGTCGTTAAGCACGCTTGGATAGAGATGAAGACTTTGACTGATGGGACAAGTAAAAATGTGGAAGCAACAACAATGATGATAGTGACTTGGGGGTTTAGGAGGTTTTTTTTATGGTTTTTTATTGTTTTGTTCTTTTCACCCCCTCTTGTTTATTGGTGGTTTTGTTTCTTTTATTGA